TTTAACAAAACAGAGCGGCCGAATCTCTCCCTTGAGCGACTCAAAATGAAAGTCCTCTACTACGCCTACGACCGTATAAACCTGCCAGTTCTGTATCCGCGCTCCCACAGGGTTTGCCAGCCCTAGTTCCCGGGCCATTTTCTGATTGATAATAATTGCCTGGGAATCTGAGGACATTTCTTTCTCAAAATCTCTTCCATCTATGATTTTCATCCCCATCGTGGAAATATAATCCTCATCCACCTGCCATTTCTGTGCGCCTACGGATTTGTCTTCCTTCGATTTGCCTTCCTTCCAGAATGGATTTTGATCGCGTTTGGTTCCTTCCACCGGTAGAAAATCGCTGATGGTTACGTTTTGTACTTCCGGAAGTCGCTGGAGTTCGCTTTTGAATGAAATTTGTTTTTGGCCCAACGTGTTGACTCCCTGAATCATCACTACCTGCTCTTTGTCATATCCTAGTTTGGTGTTGAGGATAAACTGCATTTGACGATAAATGACAAAAGTGCCTATAATCAGTATGATGGAAATGGAAAACTGAAACACTACCATCGTACTTCGGATGCCGCTGCTTTTACTCCCGCGACTGAGGTTTCCTTTTAAAATTTCTATGGGCTTAAAGCCTGAAAGATAAAAGGAGGGATAAATGCCCGCCAATAGTCCTATTACTCCTGCACAAAGCAAGGTGAGTGGGATGAGCCACCATTCATTCCATGGGAAAACCATCGATTTGCCTGAAAGCATATTAAACAATGGCAAAACCAGCCATGCCAGTGCAATTCCCAACACAAAAGAAATCAGACTGTAGAGCATGGATTCTGTTAAAAACTGGCTGATCAGATGGCTTTTGTAAGAGCCGATGACTTTCCTTAACCCGACCTCTCGTGCCCGATTGGCAGATTTGGCTGTTGACAAGTTGATAAAATTAATGCAGGCGAGGAGGAGAATAAAAAGGGCTACAACCCCAAACAGCCATACAAAACGAATGTCTCCGTTTTTTACCATATCGTGCATTTCTACCGATCGCAAATAGATATCTGGCACAGGCTGAAGGCGAAATTTTTGGTATTTCTCTACATCTTCCAGCATTTGATCCCCTGTTTCTTTTAAATAACCTACATAATAGGTCTCTTTGATCGCATCCAATTTCTCCTCCAAATCAAGCGGATTGGTTCCCTCCACGAGTTGAACATATACGTTGTAATTCCATGAGCCCCAGGTTGTTTGTTCGCCTTCCCAAAACTCCTCCTCAGTCAGGGTAATCAAAAAATCATAATCCAGGTGAGAGTTTCTGGGGAAATTTTCCATCACTCCGCCGATTGTAAATGGACGGTTTGTTTCCTCATTGAGAATAATGGTCTCTCCCACCGGGTTTTGACTGGGGAAATATTTTTCGGCTTTATTTCTGGATATGACAATTGTATGGGGCTCTGCCAGCGCCGTTTCCTGGTTTCCATAGATCATGGGGATTTCCAGTATTTCGAGCAATGTCTGGTCTACATAGGCAAATCCTTCTTCGTAGGCATTCTGTAATTGATCTTCCCGCCTGAACTGGTTGCTCCCGGCGAAAAAAAAGTCATAAGGAATGAGCCTGCCCGATTTTTCCACTTCGGGATAATCGTTTTTCATGATTTTGGCCATAGAAGCCGGAAAAGAAAGCCATTTTTCGTCGTGTTCTTCGTTTTTAAACGCATTATAAACCCGGTAGATATTGCCTTTGTTGGTATAAAACTGGTCATAACTCAGCTCGTCCCGCATATACAATGCAATAAGAAAACATGCCGCAATACCTAGCGTAAATCCCCCGATTTTGATGACCGAATACATTTTATTTCTTAGCAAATTTCTCCAGCCGATGATAAAATAGTTTTGAAACATGGCGTATTGATTTAAATTTCCAATGATGGGATGCCGCACGGCAAATGGTCTGAGATAGTTCAAGACCTGAAACCAGTAATTGAGTTTTGCCCGGAATGGCGACTGTTTTTCCTGTAGTGAATAAAATTTTTCATCCAGATCACCCAAAACTTCTTCTGCCAGTTCTGCTTTCAGAAACCAGCATAAGAATTTTTCCGCAAGCGGGGGCGGTGAAACGGGGGTTGTTTTTGCGGTGTTTTCCTTCGGTTTCATGGAGAAATTTCCCAGTTAAGGTTGTCAGAGGCAAAATCGGGATATTGTTTCCATAGCGATAGTTTGAAATCGCGGGAGGCTGCCAATGCACTCTGACCAGAAGCTGTAATGGTATAAATCCGCTTTCTTCTTCCGCCTCGTTCTGCGGTCGAACTGCCCATTTCAGACTTCAGAAATCCTTTGTCTGCCAGTCGGCTGAGGGTAGAATGTACAGCACCGATAGACACAGGTCTTGCAGTTTGCGTTTCAAATTCTTCGGCAATCTTAAAAGCGTACGCTTCTTCCCCCAATATGCCCGCGAGCAACAGGATGGTTTCTTCAAAATCGCCTAGCCGGGTCTCTTTCATTATGGTACTAAATTGTAGAACAAATGTAAACAACCTTTGGATATTTGTTCTACAATTTAGAATGAATGTCTGAAATAAGCAACTTTACCTTCTTCTCCGGCGGATTTTGCTCAGAAATTCGGGCGTGATGCCGAGGTAGGATGCAACATACTTCAGCGGCACGAGTTGCTCCAGGGTAGGGTAGGTACGGAGAAATTGTTTGTACCTATCTTCAGCTGTAAAGGCGTTGTTTTGCATGATTCGGCGCTGGTGGGCAACGAGTGCATTTTGAAAAATGATGCGAAAATAGCGCTCAAACTTTGGTACTTCATGATACAACTGCTCCAGTCCTTCGATAGAGATTTGCAACACCCGGGCATCGGTCAGGGCTTTGATCGAATAAATGGCAGGAGAACGACTGACAAGACTGTAAAGATCTGCCGTCCACCACATCGGTGTGGCAAATTGAAGTACATGCTCAAAACCGTTTTCATCGGTAAAATAATTCATCAGGCAGCCGTCAGCTACCAGACTGAAATATTCACAAACCTCTCCGCTTAGGAGAAGGAATTTTTTCTTCGGGATGGTTTTTGTTTTTGTAAGCGAAAGAAAAATCTCCGCCTCGCGATCTTCGAGTTGGATATAGCGGCGGAGATTTTCGATAAGTGTAGGAACATTCATTCGACTTGTTTAAGGAATGAATTTACGAAATAATTGTTTTTGAATTCATTCCCTGATCGCAATAAACCTGTATTGCCTGATTCACAAAAGCTGCCAGACCCAGACGGAATTTTTCGTAATAAGCAGTAAACCGCTCATCTTCCACATACAGTTTGCCTAAACCCCGGTAACGTTCTTCCGAAACTTCATAAAACTGATTTAAGTACTGGTGGTGCAGAGCCACGGTTTGTTGTACCTGCACATGGTCAGGTCCAAGTTCCATAAGATCAGCAAGCAACTGTGTAATTTCTTCGCCTTTGGCTTTGTGATCAATCCAGCCTTCTTTGCCCATTTGCCGGATACGCGCTTCTGTTTCAAGGAGTTCATCTTCTCCCCAGCGGTCGGCAACTTCCTTCCGAATGGATTCTACCAATTCGGGCTTGAAGCCTTCGTACATTTCTTTGTCTGTCATCATACCTTTTTGTTGGTTAAGTTCGGCTAATGTTCTGTCAATAGTGCCCACGAGTGTCCGGATTCGGTCCGTACGGCGAAGCAGTTCCCTTCTGTGAAAAGCCAATGCCTCCCGTAGATCAAATTCGGGGTCATCCAGAATGTCTGCGATTTCCTTAAGCGGAAAATCCAGTTCCCGGTAAAAAAGAATCTGCTGTAGGCGAAACAACTCATTCCTGCCATAATAGCGATACCCATTTTCGCGTCTTTCAGGTGGTTTGAGCAAACCGATCTTATCGTAATGGTGGAGCGTGCGGATGCTTACTCCGGCGATTTGGGACAGCTTTTTTACAGAATAATTAGCCATAATTTTAAGTATGACTGCAAATAAAAGCTATAACGTAAGGTAAGAGTCAAGAAAAAAATGAAATTATTTTTCCTTTCCTGGCCCCAGCCCGTGCAGATTTTGCCCGATAAAGGAATGGGGAAATTTTTCAATCCCCGGAAAACCGAGTTTAATGTCTTTGCCAGTATAAGGGATATAGTCGGTTTTGAAAATGTAATCCCAGATCGCCAGTGAGATACCGAAATTTATTCCATAGGGCTTATCTTCTGGAATGTCATAGGCGTGATGCCAGATATGCATTTCCGGGCTGTTGAATATAATTTTCATAAATCTGCCCAGCACAAAAGCTCCTGCGAGGCTCCCGCCTGCTATGATCAGCAGATAAGAAACCACCACAGGCAACGAAGCTGCTTCCAAAGCTGCTGCATTGATGGTGGCAATCCAGAGTCCGGCAAGTCCGCCAACTACAGCGCCACTGACTTTACCACTGACGGTGATATTGGAGTGGTTGTAGTGCCCGATGGCGAGGGTGAAAATATGGATAATAAAAAAGTCATTCAGCCCAATTCCGATCAGTGCCAGGGGAAGGTATTCAATAGAGCGGTACACCACATTCTCCATCCAGTGATAGCGAAGATGTGCGGCAAAACCCATCTGTTCCACAGAGTGATGCACTTTGTGAAATTCCCACAAAAAAGAAACCCTGTGCAACAGCCTGTGCACCCACCACTGCACAAAGTCGCGCACAAAAAAACCTAACAGTAAATGTGCCCATACTGGCCAGGACTGCACTTTTATCGCCACAAGATTGGTAATGCCGCCCAATGCCAACAGGTCTTTGAAGAGATTGACGACAACGTCGGAAGCGGCATTATAGATAATGAGCGAAAAGAGGAAAAAATTAAAAAACATGTAGAAAAAGTCCAGCCAGAAGTCTTTTCTGAATCTGGGCTGTGTTTCCCGCCATGGTCTGATCCATTCCAGTGTGAAAAAAAACAGGGAAACTGCAATCAGCCAGTAAAAATAATTATGAATGGCTGGATGCGTAATCTCATGCCACAAATACCCGGCGTAGCCGGTATATCCATTGATAAATATCTCCCAATACTTTGCCATCTCTATATCGTCAAATGCCTACTTAATAATTTGTAATTCCTTGCTTGTCAGTTGTCATTCCCTATAGGATACCATTCTTCCACCACCAGATTTTGCCTTCTCCCTGCATTTTCAGGCGGGCCGTAATGCTTCGCCAGGTAATCCAAAATTTTGGGCTCATTTACGCCCAGATCCCAGAGTTTCTGGTTGGCCTGCATCCAGCGGATCATGCTTTCCCACCCTTCGCGCGTTGCGCGGTTTTGTAATACCAGACTGCTGGAATGACAGGCTGTGCAGGTCGCTTTTACGATTTGGTAATCTCCTTCGGCGATAAATCCTGTCGCGACATCTTTGCCGTTTTCGACCTGTCCGTCATCGGGTGGCTGCACATAATTTGTGGCTGAGGATGCCTTCGTAGCTGTATTTTCTCCGGACAATCTGCCTGGTGGAAACAGGGTCGATCCTACGACAATCGCGACCATTACCGCCACCACGATTGCGGGCAGAATAATCTGAAGTTTATGCTTTTCTGTTTCTTCCATTTCGTTGCATTTAGGCGATTTTGATGGCGATTCGGTGACAGGCATTGTTGAGATACCCCTGTGGGTTCCAGCCCGGGACGACCATCGGCTGGCCTACACCATTGGTATCCACGGCTCTGGCCCATACTTCGTAATACCCTTGTTGGGGGAATTTGAGTGTCGCCTCGAAAGGCTGCCAGGCAAGTCGGTTGCGCGGTGCGGATACCTTAGCCTCCTGCCAGGTTGCCCCAAAGTCTATAGAAACTTCCACCTTTTTTACCATCAGATCTCCTGCCCAGGCTTTGCCTCTGATTGTCAGCGTTTTGCCCATAGGCAATATACCTCCGGATTTGGGGTAAGTGATCAGCGACTTCACGGGCATCGACTCGATGATACACATATCTTCGTCGGCAATTTCTGCTCCGGGTGAAACGGGTTTGCAGGGAACCCGATACGACTTCCCGTTCATTTTTTCCCCGTCATGGACCTTATTGCGAATGTCAATTCTGCTCAGCCATTTGCCGGATACAGAAGCTGGCCAACCACCGATGATCAGCCGTAGCGGGTATCCGTTCATGACCGGAAGGTCTTTTCCGTTGATCGCCCAGGCGATGAGGGTCTCGTCTTCCAGGGCTTTTGCCATCGGCACACCTCTTGAAATTACTACTTTATTGGGGTCGCCGGACAAATGTACGTCCTTGCCATAATAGCCGATATATACGGCGTCTGACTTGATGCCGACATCATTTAGCACATCTTTCAGGCGGATTCCTGTCCACTCAGGGCAGCCAACCGCTCCGGTTGTCCACTGGTTGCCATGTGCCGGCGGATTAAACTCCGATCTTCCGTTGCCGCCGCACTCTAAGGTGAGCTGGTAAGTATAGGTTTTGAACTTTTGTTTGAGTTCTGCCAGGGTATAGGTCTTTTCCTGTTTGGCAGACTCCCCGCCGATGGTCAGTGTCCATTTGCTGACATCTATATTTGCCGGAACATTCCCATTGTTTCGGATAAACAGCCTGTCTGCGGGCGTAATCAGGTCATCAAGCAAATGGGCGGGCGTCTCCACATTCCAGGGTTTTTCTGAGAGTATGGTAAGTCCGGGGTGTTTGCCTTTGATGGGAAACGGCCCATCGGGATCCAATAAGGCGACAGGAACAAGCCCTTCAGGCATATTGTCCCCAAATACAATATTGGCACCTAATACAGAACCCATCAGCGCCAGCGCACTTTTGCTAAGAAATCCCCGACGGGAAAAGGGATTGGAAAAATGGTGATTATCCTTCACGTTGGTAGTAGTTAAACAACTGATTTGGGTAAATATAAAAGATAATTTTTAGCCCTTTTGTAATAAAGATCACAAAAAAGGCGATCCCTTGTGGAATCGCCTGGAAAATAGCACAAACTGAGGAATATACTATCTATGCCAGCCCGGACGGAAGTTTTCCAACAGGTTTCCGTCTGCATCAAAAAACAATACATTGCGCTCACCCAAAACTACTCCGTAAACCATTGTGCCATCTCTTTTGGTTACGGTGAATGCTTTCTCTACGGTGTCTGAAGGGTTATTCGTGGTAAGGTAATCGGCAATGGTCTGTGGCAGATCAGATACCTGAATCTCCGTAAAGCTGCCATGTGCCTGTGGTCCATGATGACGACCACGTCCTTTCTGACGGTCTGCAACCAGCTCTCCGTTCTCATCAAAAGCCAGAAATTCTCCTGAGCTGAGACTCACTACATACACAACTGAACCATCGCGACGTGTAACTTCACCCGCCCGAAGGATAACTGATGAGGAAAAATTCGCAGCCAGATAGTCGATCGCTCCTTGTGGCAGATTGGCAGGATCAATAGCTGAAACCTGACGACCACTTCCATTGCAGGACATTTCAGTGCTGTCTGTTTCTACAGAATACAAAATCGTGCCGTCAGAAGCAGTGATTTTATAGGCAGCAAGAATACTTTGGCCGGGAAGGGCTCGGGTTACCGCGTCGGTGACTTCTGTGGGAAGCTCACTTACCGAAATGGTTTCTGCTTCGCCTGAGAATAAATTATCAAGGTTGATGGTCTCACTATTACATGCAGAAACCAATATGGCCAAAGCGAGGATCGAAAGATGAAAGAGTTGTTTGAACATAACAAGTTAAATTAGTGGGTGAAAAACAATGTCATCACGCATCGGTCCGAAGAATGGTTGGTCGGGGAAATAAAATTTATTTTTTTTCTTTTGGTAGCAACCAAATGAAAAATTACTGCGTGTTGTCGTGGAAAATTAAACCAGAGAGATACTTTGTCTGACGCAGAACTCAAAGAATTGATTGCCGGATGTCGGAAGGGTAACCGGGAAAGCCAGGAAAAGCTTTACCGGAAACTTTACAACTATGCCATGAGCATATGTCTCCGCTATTCACGCGACAGAGAGGAAGCGAAAGAAATCGTCAATGACGGGTTTGTGAAAGTGTTTTCCCGAATGGAAAAATACTCAGATGAACTCTCTTTTCAGGGCTGGGTCAGGCGCATTATGATCAATTCGGCGATAGACTTTTACCGCAAAAATCAGAAACATTACAATTCGCTGGATATCGTTTATGCCAGTCATGTTTCGGTGAATGAATCTGCGATAGAAAGTCTTTCCGAAGAGGAAATCATGGGGCTGGTCCAACAGCTCGCGCCTTCCTACCGGATTGTTTTTAACCTTTATGTGATGGAGGGATTTAAACACGAGGAAATTGCCCAAAAGCTCAACATCAGCGCCGGAACCAGCAAATCCAATCTGGCAAAAGCGCGGGTGAAACTTCAGATGATGCTCGAAACCATGTACGGAGAGAATTGCAGGAATTATGGATGATAAACAATTTGACAGGTTGCTGAAAGGAAAACTGGAAAGTTTTCACGACACAGGTCCCGTAGATGAAGCCGGGATGGGAAATGTATTTGCGCAGGTTGACGCGATCAGCCGGGGAATTCCCTGGTATCTTGCCTATAAACCTTATCTGGTTGCCGCAGGTATAAGCTTGCTGGTAATCAGTTCGGCGTTTGCTTTCTGGATCTATCAAAAGCAGGATGCCCGTATCGAGGCACTGGAAAAACAGGTAGTGGATTTAAAGGAAAATGTAAAAGACGAAATTAATCCCGGACCGACCATTTCCCCGACTCCCCAATTGCCTCAAAATCAGTCCCTTTCTCCCGAAACCATTGTTCATTCACCCGTCATTCACCCACAAACTTACGCCTATCAACAAACCTATACTTCTGATTCTTCCCACAAAACAAATAACCCGCAGCAACCAACCCGGCAGATATTTAACCAGGTAACGACTATAGCAGAATGGGGCAACCTGTCGTTTCTTCCGCCGCGTTTTGATCTCCTTCAACCCTCCCTGCCGCTGCTAACCGATTTCCAAAGCGGATTGTCTTCAGATATGGAAGAACAAACGATAGAGAAGGATGAAAAGGAACAACCCAAAATCAATTTCGCCTCCCGGATTCGTGTGGGTGTGGGTACTACATTTTTAAAACCCAATCCTGACATCGGAAAAGCGCAGGCGAATATGAGTCCGGGTATAGTTATGGAGTTAAAATTGACGGATCAACTGAGACTAAATATTACGCCGGGTTTCAACCGACGCAGTTACGCTATCCAGAATCCAGAGCGGTTTCGCCCTAAAATCGAGCGGTATCCACGCCTGCCAAATCTCAATGAGACACAGGTCGCGGAGATTAAAGTCGTTACCCGGATGGTGCGTTTGCCGGTGGAACTGAATTACGTTTTTGGAAGTTCCAACCACAAAATCCGGCCTTATGCCGGCGCAGGTATTGTTGGCAATCTTCAATTCTCTCAGGACTTTACGTATCGCCGTGGCGGCAATGATTTTCACCCCGGAGCGAGAATTGACAAAAGAAATTTTGCACTTGCAGGTATGAGTATTCAGACAGGCGCGGAAATTCGCCTCGCCGAAAAATCCTACGCAAGGCTGGGGCTGTTTTACGAACAACCGCTCAAAAGCCAGGGCGCAGAACAGCGGAAATTCAGCGCTGCGGGGATTTCTGCTTCGTTATGGTTTGCGGGAAGCTGACGCCTTTTCTGCTGCATATTCCCGGTGAAAGTACACCATGGAAAGCAATATGCAAATACCGCCGATGGCAAACATCACGTAGCCGGAACCTACGAAAAAATCCAGCCAGCTGAGATTCGGTTTTCCGAAATCCTTAAACAGCATGACGCCCACACTGGCCAGATAACCAAACGAATCTGCCAGGTAAATCAGAAAACCCACATTGCTGACGATGCGAAAAGAGGCGATCAGCCGGTCAAAAAATATGCTGTTGTAAGGCACATATCCCATATACAGTCCCATGCCCACGAGCGTCATCCAGATTTCCGGCCCCATGATTTTCCTTTCGAATAAAAACGTGCTTCCCCCTACAAGCATCACCCCGGCGAGGATGATCAGATGGTTGACTGCCAGTGCTTTGTAGTTATCTTTGATAAACATCACAGAACCCATCATTACGAGGATTGCCAGCGAAACGGGCACTTCGGTTTTGGTGAAAATCGACGCCGATTCCCCATAGCCCAGGGCCTGCCAGATTTCGGCGGCAAAGTTGTCCCGGAAGTCGCGGAAAGCCGTGAGCAGCATATAGGTAATGATCAGCGCGATCAGGCCCGGGAGGAATTTTTTGACAAAAGCTATTCGCTCTGCAGCATTCATCGGGGCGCGGTGCGTGCGGAGTTCCTCGTCTTTTGATGAGGGCGGAGGAAGTTGTTCGAGCATCCACACAAACAGCAGCAGCGGTACAACAAAAATCAGCCCCGTCAAAAACGGCATCCAGAACTCGGAGACGCCCGAAAGCAGGACCCATTTGCCTACCGACTTCACAAAACCCGAAGAAAAAATGAAACTCACAGACAGCCCTGCGCCGAGCATTTCGGTAGTCTGACGACCTTCCAGAAAGCTGAACACCAGTCCCCAGACCATACCAAGTGGAAAACCATTGAGAAACAGAAAAGGAATATTGTAAGGCGCAGGCGTAAGCGCAAAACCCAGCAGCGCCAGTTGGGCAGAAAGAATCAGCAGAATAATCCATTTGCCCCTGCCCGTGCGGCCCGAACGTTCGGCGATGACCTTGATCCCGATAAATTTGGAGAGCATATACCCCAGCACCTGCGCGATGAGCAGCCAGGTTTTGTAATTGACCCCCAGAAACAGAATCCCTTCAAACGTCGCCACAGCAAACGGTTTGCGGAAAGCGTACATACAAGAGTAAGTACAAAACGACGCAATGATCGCATACAGCGAAAAAATGGCGGGGTGAAAGCGGGAAATACGATCCTGCAAGGTGGTGTTGGTCATTGGGCTGGATTTCGGTTCGACCAAAGATAGAAGAAATTGCGGATGAATCGGGGAATGTGAGCATTACCATTTTGTTATTTTTTGAGGGGCGTGTCCGGTGGGTTCGACTCCGCTCACCCACCGGTTTTTTTCTCAGCCACTGGTTTTGTTGCATTATCCACCGGTTTTGTTGCGCGTTATGGCGCAGCATCGACCGGCGGCTGAGCGTAGTCGAAGCCCCGGTCATATTGGCGCAGCTCCGGTGGGTTCGAGCCGAAGGTCCCATTAAGGGGAGCCTCACCCACCGGTTTTTTTCCTCACCCACCGGTTTTTTTCTCAGCCACTGGTTTTGTTGCATCACCCACTGGTTTTGTTGCGCGTTATGGCGCAGCATCGACCGGCGGCTGAGGTGACTCGAAGCCCCGGTCGCATTGGCGCAGCTCCGGAGGAGCGAAATGTCGGTAGGCTTATCACAAAAAAAAAAGGCCGTCCCTTGTCCGGGACGGCCACCTTAAAAAACCTTAACCAATTATTTTTTTAAAACCATCTTCTGGGTCGTGATGCCCTGGCTGGTTTTAATTGTAGCGAGGTACATACCGTCGGCAAGTGCACCTGCTTCGAAGGTTACTTCGTGGTTGCCCTGCATCTGGAAGCCCTGGAACAAGGTGGTGATTTTGCGGCCGGAGAAGTCAAATACTTCAACGGAAACCTGTCCGGGACGTGAGAGCTCGTAAGCAACTGTTGTATAGGTGCTGAACGGGTTCGGATACGTGATCATCGCATGTACATCCTGACGGATATCGTCGTCAATATCAGTTACCATCCACTGCTCTTTAATCGAAGGCCAGTAGTTCAGGTCACCTACAGGGAATCCGTTGTCGGCTGCTGTATACGAAGTGCTGGTGGTCGGATACGATGCGTCTATCTGATCGGGGAAATAACCGCCTTCACCACCTACACACCAGTTTTCGGGGAAAGTAGCAGCAGCCGGATCTGTGAAATAGGCGTCAACATATGCGTTGATCGGGGAACATACCTGAGTGAATGTCAGAATCTCTGAGAAATATGCGGGATCAGGAAGACCTGCAAGTGCAACTGCTGAATCGACCGTAGCGGTTGTAAAGTAGGGCGCTTCTACGGAATCGTATTTTGCCCATACCTGATACAGTACAGAGTCGAAGAAGATAT
The Bacteroidia bacterium DNA segment above includes these coding regions:
- a CDS encoding DUF5690 family protein, which translates into the protein MTNTTLQDRISRFHPAIFSLYAIIASFCTYSCMYAFRKPFAVATFEGILFLGVNYKTWLLIAQVLGYMLSKFIGIKVIAERSGRTGRGKWIILLILSAQLALLGFALTPAPYNIPFLFLNGFPLGMVWGLVFSFLEGRQTTEMLGAGLSVSFIFSSGFVKSVGKWVLLSGVSEFWMPFLTGLIFVVPLLLFVWMLEQLPPPSSKDEELRTHRAPMNAAERIAFVKKFLPGLIALIITYMLLTAFRDFRDNFAAEIWQALGYGESASIFTKTEVPVSLAILVMMGSVMFIKDNYKALAVNHLIILAGVMLVGGSTFLFERKIMGPEIWMTLVGMGLYMGYVPYNSIFFDRLIASFRIVSNVGFLIYLADSFGYLASVGVMLFKDFGKPNLSWLDFFVGSGYVMFAIGGICILLSMVYFHREYAAEKASASRKP